The Echinicola rosea genome has a segment encoding these proteins:
- a CDS encoding SusD/RagB family nutrient-binding outer membrane lipoprotein translates to MKINLRYIGFSLLASLGVMSCSEADFEDNYYDPEKSVTASVEKLFTGLLYNDNLENRNTTFPRYWNLFTFQIPMLGTYSQTNGYTNGQKLYEQATAYNQDRWDYYYSAFISNYREMENHYNSIEDAEKKEQFRLFMETGKVHLYDQTSQMVDIWGDIPFSEAGGLITTGGDIVRPKYDKAEDIYTTMIDDLKSIADFLNSYEPIGFYKAAFDNADVLNQGDIEKWKIYANSLRLRLAMRISYYDEAKAQAVVGEILNNPSTYPVVSNIDETVQFVARGEQLNSVLTHHGGGIKDATIGLTAPGYMVNDLMVPSEDPRLRAMFAENKNGDYVGVPNDWAGSRVTDSTQAEYFSRLDTATYSRNDKFPGIIITAAEVSLFKAEAAERWAIGGDAAEAYETGIRQSIEFLFHINELNDNADGTNFMPEEKPTDAEIANFLSSEMIAYTGSTDEKLAKIGTQQWLNHGLMYAYHAWAELRRTGYPVLEFVDDPSSNQSSLPPMRLFYPETERTLNTENYNEVAAEDRVDVPVFWDVN, encoded by the coding sequence ATGAAAATTAATTTAAGATATATAGGCTTCTCACTCCTGGCATCTTTAGGAGTGATGAGCTGCTCAGAGGCGGATTTTGAGGACAATTACTATGATCCTGAGAAATCTGTCACAGCAAGTGTTGAAAAGCTGTTTACAGGCTTGTTGTACAATGACAACTTAGAGAATAGAAATACCACTTTTCCGAGATATTGGAATCTTTTTACATTCCAAATTCCGATGCTGGGCACCTATTCACAGACCAATGGCTATACCAATGGTCAAAAGCTCTATGAGCAGGCCACAGCGTATAACCAGGACAGGTGGGATTATTATTACTCTGCATTTATTTCTAACTACAGAGAAATGGAAAACCACTATAATTCGATAGAGGATGCAGAGAAAAAAGAACAATTCCGTCTTTTTATGGAAACCGGTAAGGTCCATTTGTACGATCAGACATCACAAATGGTAGATATCTGGGGCGATATTCCTTTCAGTGAAGCAGGTGGACTGATCACTACAGGGGGGGATATCGTAAGACCAAAATATGACAAGGCTGAGGATATCTATACCACAATGATAGATGATTTGAAAAGTATTGCAGATTTCCTCAATTCCTATGAACCGATTGGTTTTTACAAGGCAGCTTTTGACAATGCCGATGTCCTGAACCAGGGGGATATCGAAAAATGGAAGATTTATGCCAATTCCCTACGGTTGAGATTGGCCATGAGGATTTCTTACTACGATGAAGCCAAAGCGCAAGCAGTAGTCGGTGAAATATTGAATAATCCCTCAACTTACCCTGTGGTCTCCAATATAGACGAGACAGTGCAGTTTGTCGCTAGGGGAGAGCAATTGAATTCAGTGCTTACCCACCACGGTGGAGGAATCAAGGATGCCACCATTGGGCTTACTGCGCCAGGTTATATGGTGAATGATTTGATGGTGCCAAGTGAAGATCCTCGCTTAAGGGCAATGTTTGCTGAAAATAAGAATGGAGACTATGTGGGCGTGCCAAATGATTGGGCTGGAAGTAGGGTGACTGATTCCACGCAAGCGGAGTACTTCTCCCGGTTGGATACTGCTACATACAGTAGAAATGATAAATTTCCTGGCATCATTATTACAGCGGCCGAAGTCAGCTTGTTCAAAGCGGAAGCCGCTGAAAGATGGGCTATAGGAGGAGATGCTGCAGAAGCCTATGAAACAGGAATACGTCAATCCATTGAGTTCCTATTTCACATCAACGAACTGAATGATAATGCCGACGGTACCAACTTTATGCCCGAAGAGAAACCAACCGATGCTGAAATAGCGAATTTCCTCAGCAGTGAAATGATCGCCTATACAGGGAGCACGGATGAGAAACTGGCAAAAATCGGTACACAGCAATGGCTAAACCATGGGTTGATGTATGCCTATCACGCTTGGGCAGAACTCAGGAGAACAGGTTATCCTGTACTGGAGTTTGTGGATGATCCGAGCTCAAATCAATCCTCCTTACCACCAATGAGGCTGTTCTATCCAGAAACCGAAAGGACGCTCAATACTGAAAATTATAACGAAGTAGCCGCTGAAGATAGGGTAGATGTGCCTGTTTTCTGGGACGTTAACTAG
- a CDS encoding arylsulfatase, with protein MRIQIFVGCFVGSLFMMGCQSTANKTTKEQNKPNIIYIYADDMGFGEVGTNGQEKIKTPNLDKMAAEGMVFSQHYTSSPVCAPARCGLMTGLHTGHAYIRGNKPVLPASFTDDIENGQQPLPEGTVTIGKMLQDAGYVTGAIGKWGLGMTGNSGAPNKQGFDYFYGYLDQRQAHNYYPTHLWENAQWDTLANPYIFVHAPTSRGSKGNAMAMEHFAKSNLAYGDEGFFEAYKGEEYAVDKMTEKATQFIRGHKDQPFFLYLPYTIPHVSLQVPDAALEPYLGSFDEEPYLGQQGYAPHEFPKSAYAAMISYLDQEVGKILQLLKAEGLDENTLVIFTSDNGPTFNGGVDAAYFNSTAGLRGLKMDVYEGGIRMPMIARWPGKVPANSKTDHVSAQYDVMATLADLTGTDAPNTDGISFLPALMGNINKQKHHEFLYFEYPEKGGQLGIRMGKWKGVKTGLKKAPRAEWELYDLEKDVNETNDIAGYHEDIIKQLDAIAKREHKTPNFKQWGFMEQVLESRTSEE; from the coding sequence ATGCGAATTCAGATTTTTGTCGGTTGTTTTGTGGGATCTTTATTTATGATGGGATGCCAGTCCACTGCTAATAAGACGACAAAAGAGCAAAACAAGCCCAATATTATTTATATCTATGCAGATGATATGGGATTTGGAGAAGTCGGTACCAATGGGCAGGAAAAAATCAAAACCCCAAATTTAGATAAAATGGCGGCAGAGGGGATGGTTTTTTCACAGCATTACACGTCATCTCCCGTATGTGCACCCGCACGATGTGGGTTGATGACAGGGTTGCACACCGGACATGCTTATATCAGGGGGAATAAACCTGTTTTGCCCGCAAGCTTTACCGATGACATCGAAAATGGCCAGCAACCACTACCTGAGGGCACGGTTACTATTGGCAAAATGCTTCAAGATGCTGGATATGTGACCGGGGCAATAGGTAAGTGGGGCCTGGGAATGACAGGTAATTCTGGGGCCCCAAACAAGCAAGGATTTGACTATTTCTATGGATACCTTGATCAGCGACAAGCCCATAATTATTACCCCACCCATTTGTGGGAAAATGCCCAATGGGATACCTTGGCCAATCCCTATATTTTCGTTCACGCGCCCACTTCACGGGGAAGCAAGGGGAATGCAATGGCCATGGAGCATTTTGCTAAGAGTAATTTAGCGTATGGTGATGAAGGATTTTTTGAAGCTTACAAAGGAGAAGAATATGCTGTGGATAAAATGACAGAGAAGGCCACTCAGTTTATTAGGGGACATAAGGATCAACCTTTCTTTCTTTACTTGCCATATACCATTCCACATGTTTCCCTTCAGGTACCAGATGCAGCATTGGAGCCGTATTTGGGGAGTTTTGACGAGGAACCCTATTTGGGCCAGCAGGGCTATGCCCCGCACGAGTTTCCAAAATCTGCATACGCTGCCATGATCAGCTATTTGGATCAGGAGGTTGGGAAAATCCTCCAATTGCTAAAGGCGGAAGGGCTTGATGAAAATACATTGGTGATTTTTACCAGTGATAACGGCCCCACCTTTAATGGAGGAGTGGATGCGGCCTATTTTAACAGTACCGCAGGCCTGAGGGGACTAAAAATGGATGTGTATGAGGGAGGTATCCGCATGCCGATGATTGCACGGTGGCCAGGCAAGGTGCCGGCTAACAGTAAAACTGATCATGTCTCGGCTCAGTACGATGTGATGGCCACCTTGGCTGACCTCACCGGTACAGATGCTCCAAACACCGATGGGATTTCGTTTCTTCCAGCGCTAATGGGGAATATAAATAAACAGAAGCATCATGAATTTCTTTATTTTGAATACCCGGAAAAGGGTGGGCAATTAGGCATTCGTATGGGCAAGTGGAAAGGTGTCAAAACAGGACTGAAGAAAGCCCCTAGGGCTGAATGGGAGTTGTATGACTTGGAAAAAGATGTCAACGAGACCAATGATATTGCTGGATACCATGAAGATATCATCAAACAACTCGATGCCATTGCGAAACGTGAGCACAAGACGCCAAATTTTAAGCAGTGGGGTTTTATGGAGCAGGTACTAGAAAGCAGGACTTCCGAAGAATAG
- a CDS encoding sulfatase, giving the protein MKKNSVYVCFLCGFLFMTISFSIKGRQESRRPNVILINVDDLGWKDLGFMGSDYYETPYLDQFSKEGMVFTNAYAGASNCAPSRATMISGMYGPRHGVYTVSPSDRGDDRTRRIVPTKNEDTLADSLYTLGEMFHDSGYATATIGKWHLSDDPTKMGFDLNVAGNHRGNPGRNGYFSPYGVSNLTSGPEGEYLTDRLTDEAIDFVKEHKGGPFFLYLPFYTVHSPLMGKQELINKYKAKPASNGQAHPVYAAMVEAMDQNVGRLLKVLEQLELEEHTMVIFTSDNGGIRKTSRQDPLRAGKGSYYEGGIRVPMVIRYPGKIPAMEKVDDPVLQMDLFPTLQGVIQASVQGNTLDGMDIGPLLFEGKSLPKRELYWHFPIYLEAYSPKDDQARDPLFRTRPGSVVRYGKWKLHEYFEDGSLELYNLEEDLGEHYNVADKYPEVAADLLERLKTWRKSTNAPVPTERNPAFDQDFEAMKIKQVMQ; this is encoded by the coding sequence ATGAAAAAAAACTCCGTTTATGTATGCTTTCTGTGTGGTTTTCTTTTTATGACCATATCTTTTTCGATAAAGGGAAGACAGGAGTCGAGAAGGCCCAATGTCATTTTGATCAATGTGGATGATTTGGGCTGGAAGGATTTGGGGTTTATGGGGAGTGATTATTACGAAACGCCTTACCTGGACCAATTCAGCAAAGAGGGAATGGTCTTTACCAATGCCTATGCTGGAGCTTCTAACTGTGCACCCTCTCGGGCGACTATGATCAGTGGGATGTATGGACCAAGGCACGGCGTATATACGGTGAGTCCTTCAGATAGGGGCGATGATCGTACTAGACGCATTGTCCCGACCAAGAATGAGGATACACTGGCCGATTCGCTTTATACCTTAGGGGAGATGTTTCATGATAGCGGTTACGCTACTGCTACCATTGGGAAGTGGCATTTGAGTGATGATCCTACAAAAATGGGGTTTGATCTTAATGTGGCAGGTAATCATCGCGGCAATCCAGGAAGAAATGGGTATTTCAGTCCTTATGGTGTCTCCAACTTAACCAGTGGTCCTGAGGGGGAATACTTGACCGATAGGCTGACCGATGAAGCTATTGATTTTGTAAAGGAACATAAAGGAGGTCCTTTTTTCTTGTATTTGCCGTTTTATACGGTTCATAGCCCACTTATGGGGAAGCAAGAATTGATAAATAAGTACAAGGCCAAGCCTGCTTCTAATGGACAAGCGCATCCGGTATATGCGGCCATGGTAGAGGCGATGGATCAAAATGTAGGGAGACTATTGAAGGTGTTGGAGCAATTGGAATTGGAAGAGCATACCATGGTGATTTTTACCTCTGATAACGGCGGTATCCGCAAGACTTCCCGCCAAGACCCACTTCGTGCAGGAAAGGGGAGCTATTACGAAGGAGGGATAAGGGTACCGATGGTTATCCGCTATCCAGGAAAAATCCCGGCAATGGAGAAAGTGGATGATCCCGTGTTGCAAATGGATTTGTTTCCCACCCTGCAGGGAGTGATTCAGGCTTCGGTTCAGGGCAACACATTGGATGGAATGGATATTGGTCCCTTATTATTTGAAGGGAAAAGCCTTCCGAAGCGCGAACTTTACTGGCATTTTCCGATTTATTTGGAGGCCTATTCTCCAAAGGATGACCAAGCACGCGATCCTTTGTTCAGGACTCGACCGGGATCAGTAGTCAGATATGGGAAGTGGAAGTTGCATGAGTATTTTGAAGATGGTAGTTTAGAGCTGTATAACCTTGAAGAAGATCTTGGCGAGCATTACAATGTGGCCGATAAATACCCGGAAGTTGCCGCTGATCTATTGGAACGCCTTAAGACATGGAGAAAATCGACCAATGCCCCAGTTCCGACTGAACGAAACCCAGCTTTTGACCAAGACTTCGAGGCAATGAAAATCAAACAAGTGATGCAATAA
- a CDS encoding LacI family DNA-binding transcriptional regulator, whose protein sequence is MNKKMIRIKDIAKLAGVSVGTVDRVIHNRGKVSEKAREKVEKVLQEIDYTPNLLAKTLGSNKVYTIALLVPDPSQDPYWKLSMTGLDTAQEEWRPYHMELQPCFFELENAKSFTSAAQRLLKNVPDAVVSAPIFLNEAIDFFKKLDQLGTPYVHFNTMISTVSPLSFIGQDSYQSGRLGASLLHLASKHQKGKVAILHIRESVQHSVHFREKERGFRDFYGAMHPAQSVEAVIIEGNQMDTFEEKLISAIKKNDMKGLFIPTSSGAKLTADVLEKNGLDHISIVGYDLLNENINLLKSGYIDFLIHQNPSRQVFRGIHHLANHLLFKKTAPEKELFPLEVITAENIDSYLEAVLH, encoded by the coding sequence ATGAATAAAAAAATGATCCGAATAAAGGATATCGCCAAGCTTGCAGGCGTATCCGTGGGAACAGTGGACCGTGTAATTCACAATAGAGGAAAGGTTTCTGAAAAGGCCAGGGAAAAAGTGGAAAAAGTCCTTCAGGAAATCGACTACACACCCAACTTACTCGCCAAGACCCTTGGATCCAACAAGGTGTACACCATAGCACTTTTGGTGCCAGATCCAAGCCAAGACCCGTACTGGAAGCTTTCCATGACTGGTCTGGACACCGCACAGGAAGAATGGAGGCCTTACCATATGGAGCTCCAGCCTTGTTTTTTTGAGTTGGAAAATGCTAAATCATTCACTTCGGCAGCTCAGCGGTTATTGAAAAATGTCCCTGATGCAGTAGTAAGCGCACCGATTTTCCTAAATGAGGCCATTGATTTTTTCAAAAAGCTTGACCAACTTGGCACTCCCTATGTACATTTCAATACCATGATCTCAACAGTATCCCCGCTCTCTTTCATTGGCCAGGATTCCTACCAAAGCGGAAGGCTTGGAGCCTCTTTACTCCACCTCGCTTCCAAACATCAAAAAGGCAAAGTGGCTATTCTCCATATTAGGGAAAGCGTACAACATTCTGTCCATTTTCGAGAAAAAGAACGTGGCTTCAGGGATTTTTACGGGGCTATGCACCCTGCCCAATCAGTCGAAGCAGTCATCATCGAGGGAAATCAAATGGATACTTTTGAAGAAAAACTGATCAGTGCCATTAAAAAAAATGACATGAAAGGTCTGTTTATCCCTACCTCTTCCGGGGCAAAATTAACCGCTGATGTGCTTGAAAAAAATGGCCTTGACCACATCAGCATTGTGGGATATGACCTCCTCAATGAAAATATCAACTTGCTAAAATCGGGCTACATCGACTTCTTGATCCACCAAAACCCCAGCAGACAGGTCTTCCGGGGCATTCATCACCTGGCCAACCACCTCCTATTTAAAAAAACTGCGCCCGAAAAAGAGCTTTTTCCCTTGGAGGTAATTACTGCTGAAAACATTGATTCCTATCTGGAAGCCGTTTTGCATTGA
- a CDS encoding SGNH/GDSL hydrolase family protein — protein MKKFLVAIFGLMLLHAGAIAQELVWHDPLTADFTVVEGQGWENMAYNRLPDSAKEVVRAPVWGLSRNAAGLQLRFTTGASEIKVEFTPGPRLSMPHMPSTGVSGLDLYAKNEAGKWMWVRGKYHFATDSVSYAFITPDNPAGDKEYLLYLPLYNSLSDLKIGVEGTNDFAFIPKSEEPPIVIYGTSIAQGACASRPGMAWTNIVGRKLGIPLVNLAFSGNGRLEPEVLEYVKAIDARVFVLDCLPNLGPWGGFTEEMVKEKILQSVKALKAAHPVTPVLLVAHAGYSDGWIDGDRKRAFTDLNTWTESCFLELKKAGVEGLFFLSYEDIGMGNDDFVDGTHPTDMGMQRYADAYIKKLKEIAIDQ, from the coding sequence ATGAAGAAGTTCTTAGTGGCCATTTTTGGCTTGATGCTGCTGCATGCTGGAGCGATAGCCCAAGAGTTAGTTTGGCATGACCCCTTAACGGCGGATTTTACAGTGGTAGAAGGTCAGGGATGGGAAAATATGGCTTACAACCGGTTACCAGATAGCGCAAAAGAAGTAGTCAGAGCGCCTGTATGGGGGCTTTCCCGAAATGCAGCCGGGTTACAGCTAAGGTTTACCACTGGAGCTAGTGAAATCAAGGTTGAATTTACACCCGGGCCAAGATTATCCATGCCTCATATGCCTTCGACAGGCGTGTCTGGTCTGGATCTTTATGCCAAAAACGAAGCTGGAAAATGGATGTGGGTCAGGGGCAAGTATCATTTTGCCACGGATAGTGTCAGCTATGCATTCATCACACCAGATAATCCTGCTGGAGACAAAGAATACCTGCTTTATCTTCCGCTCTATAACAGTTTGAGCGATCTTAAAATTGGTGTAGAAGGGACCAACGATTTTGCATTTATCCCAAAAAGTGAGGAGCCACCAATTGTTATCTATGGAACATCCATTGCCCAGGGAGCTTGTGCCAGTAGGCCTGGCATGGCTTGGACCAATATCGTAGGAAGGAAGCTTGGGATACCCTTGGTCAATTTGGCATTTTCTGGGAATGGTCGGCTGGAACCAGAGGTGTTGGAGTATGTAAAGGCCATCGATGCCCGTGTGTTTGTGTTGGATTGTCTGCCGAATCTTGGCCCTTGGGGAGGATTTACGGAAGAGATGGTAAAGGAAAAAATCCTCCAGTCTGTCAAAGCATTAAAAGCAGCACATCCAGTTACTCCGGTCCTTTTGGTAGCGCATGCGGGATATTCTGATGGATGGATTGATGGTGATAGGAAAAGGGCTTTTACAGATTTGAACACATGGACAGAAAGTTGCTTTTTGGAATTGAAGAAGGCTGGAGTGGAAGGGCTGTTTTTTTTGTCCTATGAAGACATCGGTATGGGAAATGATGATTTCGTGGATGGGACCCATCCGACGGATATGGGCATGCAGCGATATGCAGATGCGTATATCAAGAAGCTGAAGGAAATAGCTATTGATCAATAA
- a CDS encoding SusC/RagA family TonB-linked outer membrane protein → MKHKLLLTTMLCLLLGFSAWAQGTVTGTITDDNGEPIPGASIRVVDTNLGTVTDLDGIYTIEVPAGKTKLTFSFVGFETQEEEISGRTKIDVTLSPSVSDLQEVVVTGAMGIEKDPRKLGYAVSTVDSKDILQSSPTNVASALYAKAPGVTISTNPGGATSAVAVQIRGLSSISYQQQPLLVVDGVISRNGDTNNDGYWSSPRIKGNGILDINPENIESINILKGAAASALYGSDAAAGVIVITTKDGGKSNGFGVDFNVSYGVEKVGVLPDVQNVFGPGYDRASNMSQGADENGWVERQVNGQTVQSPLFNAWGQFGPEMDGRDVYFWDGEIRPYVAYEDNMRNFYRTGHSGIYNVAISNGTEKSNYRLSYTRNDYKGVMEGGEQNKNTFNLNSKYQVAPKVNVDLVATYISEKVTNRPWMVDRMSNNYSGFLNPATDIRWFEEKYQTSRGYKYIPANGNLYDPSEAFALVTAGTPYMDYYWTQRARQFTENTNRLMGAMTVTYDILDNLTVRGRVGTDYTGYATENKEPNTVPLSVDNSGLYGTSQDQYRIFYGDVLVSYNASLGNGYDLNLRAGYQAREENYRYTSQNTQGGLTEENWFSMNASRQNPRGYSTRSYLVKDGLFAMASLDIKDYLFIETSLRQERTSTLYFDNNKFLYPSVSAAFELSQVASLPEFITYSKIRSSYGVVGNPAPAYQANVVYNASSIDGRPALYPLAQYGNNGLQNELKHEAEIGWENRFVNNRLGLNLTYYQNTIKDMILPLQVPSSTGANTILSNVGNMKNYGLEVGLSATPVQTQDWVWDIQFNTGFNRNKVTTLMPGLETLIHSRPDNGSLQIVSQIGQPAGDILGYTLSRDENGKLLVGENGFYIPDYDNLVKLGNVQPKAAGGFINNVGYKNFNLNAVIDYKWGGQVYSPSIQYMRSAGMLEETLFGRSEAYGGLPYYENADGEFISAEGMSQGPNGESIYHDGMIMDGVTAEGEPNTTIVDAPNYYLNTYYWGSYPGSGLNGTYESAVFDNNYIKLRELVLSYTFPKVAVSKFKIQNLTVSGYGRNLFYIYKSLPHLDPEAAVGTNYLTRGGIGNGGAASRSYGFSIRASF, encoded by the coding sequence ATGAAGCACAAACTTTTACTTACAACAATGCTGTGTTTATTGCTGGGATTTTCAGCATGGGCGCAGGGAACCGTAACAGGGACGATCACCGATGATAATGGGGAACCGATTCCTGGAGCCAGTATCAGGGTGGTGGATACCAACCTTGGCACCGTTACCGATTTGGATGGGATTTATACCATTGAGGTCCCAGCTGGTAAGACGAAACTGACCTTTTCTTTTGTGGGGTTTGAAACCCAAGAGGAAGAGATCAGCGGAAGAACCAAAATAGACGTGACGCTTTCTCCAAGTGTCAGTGATCTTCAGGAAGTAGTGGTCACTGGAGCCATGGGCATCGAAAAGGATCCTAGAAAACTAGGATATGCCGTATCGACCGTGGATTCCAAGGATATTCTTCAGTCGTCCCCGACCAATGTGGCTTCAGCATTATATGCGAAGGCGCCCGGTGTGACCATTTCTACTAATCCTGGTGGTGCTACCAGTGCCGTGGCCGTACAGATCCGTGGTCTGAGTTCCATTAGTTATCAGCAGCAACCGTTATTGGTCGTAGATGGTGTGATTTCACGAAATGGCGACACCAATAACGATGGTTACTGGAGTAGTCCGAGGATCAAGGGTAACGGTATTTTGGACATAAACCCTGAAAACATCGAAAGCATCAATATACTAAAAGGCGCTGCCGCATCTGCACTGTACGGATCCGATGCTGCCGCTGGCGTGATCGTCATTACCACTAAGGATGGTGGCAAGTCCAATGGTTTTGGAGTGGACTTTAATGTTTCCTATGGTGTAGAGAAAGTAGGTGTATTACCGGATGTCCAGAATGTATTCGGACCTGGATATGACCGTGCGTCCAATATGTCACAGGGTGCAGATGAAAATGGATGGGTAGAGAGACAAGTGAATGGCCAAACCGTACAGTCTCCTTTATTCAATGCTTGGGGACAGTTTGGCCCTGAAATGGACGGTAGAGATGTGTATTTCTGGGATGGTGAGATCCGGCCTTATGTGGCTTATGAAGATAACATGAGAAACTTTTACAGAACGGGTCATAGTGGAATCTATAATGTGGCCATTTCCAATGGTACCGAAAAGTCCAACTACAGACTTTCTTACACTCGTAATGACTACAAAGGTGTGATGGAAGGTGGTGAACAGAATAAGAATACCTTTAATCTTAACTCTAAGTACCAAGTGGCTCCAAAGGTAAATGTGGACCTGGTAGCGACGTATATTAGTGAGAAAGTGACCAACCGTCCATGGATGGTGGATCGAATGAGCAATAACTATAGTGGATTCCTTAATCCAGCTACAGACATTCGATGGTTTGAAGAAAAATACCAGACCAGCAGAGGGTATAAGTATATTCCGGCTAACGGAAATTTGTATGATCCAAGTGAGGCTTTTGCTTTGGTTACTGCCGGTACGCCTTATATGGATTACTATTGGACGCAGAGAGCGCGACAATTTACCGAAAATACCAATCGCCTGATGGGAGCGATGACGGTAACTTATGATATCTTGGATAACCTTACCGTGAGAGGTCGTGTTGGGACAGACTATACCGGTTATGCCACAGAAAACAAGGAGCCTAATACCGTTCCATTGTCAGTGGATAACTCTGGGCTATATGGTACTAGCCAAGATCAGTACCGCATTTTCTACGGAGATGTGTTGGTAAGTTATAATGCATCTTTGGGCAATGGATATGACCTTAACCTTAGGGCAGGTTACCAAGCAAGGGAAGAAAACTACCGCTATACTTCCCAAAACACACAAGGCGGACTGACTGAGGAAAACTGGTTTAGCATGAATGCGTCCAGACAAAATCCACGAGGATATTCTACCAGGTCATATTTGGTAAAAGATGGACTCTTTGCCATGGCTTCATTGGATATAAAGGACTATTTGTTTATCGAAACTTCATTAAGGCAAGAAAGGACTTCGACGTTATACTTTGATAATAACAAATTCCTGTATCCATCAGTAAGTGCAGCGTTTGAATTGAGCCAAGTGGCTTCACTTCCTGAGTTTATTACGTACAGTAAGATCAGGAGTTCTTATGGTGTAGTGGGTAATCCAGCTCCAGCGTATCAGGCCAATGTGGTTTATAATGCTTCCAGTATTGATGGAAGGCCTGCACTTTATCCGCTTGCCCAATATGGAAACAATGGCCTACAGAATGAATTGAAACATGAGGCAGAAATTGGCTGGGAAAATAGATTTGTCAATAATAGACTAGGCCTAAACCTGACCTATTACCAGAATACCATTAAGGACATGATCCTGCCGCTGCAAGTGCCATCATCCACAGGTGCGAATACGATCTTGTCAAATGTAGGAAACATGAAAAACTATGGATTGGAAGTTGGTCTTTCTGCCACGCCGGTGCAGACGCAAGATTGGGTATGGGATATCCAGTTCAATACAGGATTCAATAGAAACAAAGTGACCACTTTGATGCCAGGATTGGAGACATTGATCCACAGCCGCCCCGATAATGGGTCTCTGCAGATTGTCTCTCAAATTGGTCAACCAGCAGGTGATATCTTAGGGTACACCTTGTCCAGAGATGAAAATGGTAAGCTATTAGTAGGTGAAAATGGGTTTTATATACCGGATTATGACAATTTGGTGAAACTTGGTAATGTGCAGCCAAAAGCAGCCGGTGGTTTTATCAATAATGTTGGATACAAAAACTTTAACCTCAACGCAGTTATCGATTACAAATGGGGAGGTCAGGTGTATTCACCATCTATACAATACATGAGAAGTGCCGGTATGCTTGAAGAAACCCTTTTTGGCAGAAGTGAAGCATATGGTGGATTGCCTTATTATGAAAATGCAGATGGGGAATTCATAAGTGCAGAAGGAATGTCTCAGGGGCCAAATGGTGAGTCCATCTATCACGATGGGATGATCATGGACGGAGTTACTGCGGAAGGAGAGCCGAATACCACTATCGTTGATGCACCAAATTATTATCTGAACACTTACTATTGGGGTTCCTATCCAGGTTCTGGCCTGAATGGTACTTATGAGTCAGCGGTGTTTGATAACAATTACATCAAACTACGAGAATTGGTTCTTTCTTATACCTTCCCTAAGGTGGCGGTGAGCAAATTCAAAATCCAAAACCTGACAGTTTCGGGCTACGGTAGAAACTTGTTCTACATCTACAAGTCACTTCCTCACTTGGATCCCGAAGCAGCAGTAGGTACCAACTACCTCACTAGAGGTGGTATCGGAAATGGCGGAGCGGCGTCTCGTTCGTACGGATTTTCCATCAGAGCTTCTTTCTAA